A stretch of Salvelinus alpinus chromosome 4, SLU_Salpinus.1, whole genome shotgun sequence DNA encodes these proteins:
- the LOC139573917 gene encoding peroxisomal targeting signal 1 receptor-like isoform X3 — translation MAMRELVEGECGGANPLMKLTGHMTQEGGAWRHRSTPTIPPTPIEIATEEELVNEFMQQAPPRPPHSFDMGQLLEEMQQIDQQSYRQAPQKAPGVAALALSGDWTSEFLSGADAATASSGQAGLGDPADADWTREFITDGTDPGRWAEEYLEQSEEKLWLGDLGEREQEWTKEYLPGDELKQTANELVAKVNDPKLQNTEFLRFIRQIGEGSVTVEDRAGKQHTDRAQAKEAQNWASNLNQFLEETGGGTLPLTTQEWDQKLAKAKAKQAHQWASVVRQVSVESAESWVDEFATAGPDFQQAKAAVESDVDFWEKLQQEWEEMAKRDAESHPWLSDFDQMLSSSYDKGYQFEEDNPYLSHQDPLAEGVRRMEAGDIPGAVRLFESAVQREPDNQLAWQYLGTCQAENEQEFAAISALRRCIELKKDNLTALMALAVSFTNESLHRQACETLRDWLRHNPAYRPVLEQSEREREKDGGTRERERFGSLLPESLFTEVQSLFLSAANSDPARVDPQLQCGLGVLFNLSGEYDKAVDCFTAALSVTPQDYLLWNKLGATLANGSRSEEAVAAYRRALELQPGFIRSRYNLGISCVNLGAHREAVEHFLEALSLQRQASGEGEKVSASRGPGSTAATMMSDNIWSTLRMALSMMGESSLYAAADRRDLDTLLSYFCQAGGE, via the exons ATGGCGATGCGGGAGCTGGTGGAGGGAGAGTGCGGGGGAGCCAATCCCCTCATGAAGCTGACGGGTCACATGACCCAGGAGGGAGGTGCTTGGAGGCACAGGTCAACACCAACT ATTCCCCCTACACCCATTGAAATTGCAACAGAAGAAGAG ttggtGAATGAGTTCATGCAGCAGGCGCCTCCACGGCCCCCTCACAGCTTTGACATGGGCCAGTTACTGGAGGAAATGCAGCAGATCGATCAGCAGAGCTACAGACAGGCTCCACAGAAAG CTCCGGGTGTGGCTGCGTTGGCCCTGTCTGGTGATTGGACGTCTGAGTTTCTGTCGGGAGCAGATGCCGCCACCGCCTCTTCAGGGCAGGCGGGACTTGGAGACCCGGCTGACGCTGATTGGACCAGAGAGTTCATCACCGATGGCACAG atCCCGGGCGTTGGGCAGAGGAGTATCTGGAACAGTCAGAGGAGAAGCTATGGCTCGGAGacctgggagagagggagcaagaatG GACGAAAGAGTACCTACCAGGAGACGAACTGAAGCAAACAGCCAATGAGCTGGTCGCAAAGGTCAATGACCCCAAGTTACAgaacactgag TTCCTGCGGTTCATTAGGCAGATTGGCGAGGGCAGTGTCACAGTGGAGGACAGAGCAGGCAAACAGCACACAGATAGAGCTCAGGCCAAGGAGGCTCAGAACTGGGCCTCCAACCTCAACCAG TTCCTGGAGGAGACTGGGGGAGGGACTTTACCCTTGACAACCCAAGAGTGGGATCAGAAGCTTGCCAAAGCTAAGGCTAAACAGGCACATCAATGGGCTTCTGTCGTCAGGCAG GTCTCAGTGGAGTCAGCGGAATCATGGGTAGATGAGTTCGCCACAGCAGGTCCAGATTTCCAGCAAGCTAAAGCTGCTGTGGAG AGCGACGTGGACTTCTGGGAGAAGCTGCAGCAGGAGTGGGAGGAGATGGCCAAGAGAGATGCAGAAAGTCACCCCTGGCTCTCCGATTTTGACCAGATGCtcagcagctcctacgacaag gGGTACCAGTTTGAGGAGGACAACCCATACCTATCCCACCAGGACCCCCTTGCTgagggggtgaggaggatggAGGCAGGGGACATCCCTGGGGCCGTGCGTCTGTTTGAGAGCGCCgtacagagagaaccagacaaccagcTG GCATGGCAATATCTGGGAACCTGTCAGGCAGAGAATGAACAAGAGTTTGCAGCCATCAGTGCCCTCCGCAG ATGCATAGAGTTGAAGAAGGACAACCTGACCGCTCTGATGGCACTGGCCGTCAGTTTCACCAACGAATCGCTGCACAGGCAGGCCTGTGAGACCCTTCGCGATTGGCTGAGGCACAACCCGGCGTACCGGCCAGTCCTGGAGCAGAGTGAACGGGAGCGTGAGAAGGATGGAGGGACCAGAGAGCGGGAGAGATTTGGCTCACTGCTTCCGGA ATCTTTGTTTACCGAGGTGCAGTCCCTGTTCCTCAGTGCGGCGAACTCTGACCCCGCCCGCGTCGACCCCCAGCTACAGTGTGGCCTGGGAGTCCTCTTCAATCTGAGCGGGGAGTATGACAAGGCCGTGGACTGTTTCACCGCAGCCCTCTCCGTCACACCACAG gactATTTGCTGTGGAATAAACTGGGCGCCACGCTTGCCAATGGAAGCCGCTCAGAGGAGGCTGTTGCCGCCTATAGGAGGGCGCTTGAACTGCAGCCAGGCTTCATCCGCAGTCGGTACAACCTGGGAATCAGCTGCGTCAACCTAGGAGCCCACAG AGAGGCCGTGGAGCACTTCCTGGAAGCCCTGTCCCTGCAGCGTCAGGCGTCGGGGGAGGGCGAGAAGGTCAGTGCCAGCCGGGGCCCGGGGAGCACCGCAGCCACCATGATGTCCGACAACATCTGGTCCACCCTGCGCATGGCCTTAAGCATGATGGGAGAGAGCTCGCTATACGCGGCGGCCGACCGGCGAGACCTCGACACGCTGCTCTCCTACTTCTGTCAGGCGGGGGGGGAATGA
- the LOC139573917 gene encoding peroxisomal targeting signal 1 receptor-like isoform X1, producing MAMRELVEGECGGANPLMKLTGHMTQEGGAWRHRSTPTIPPTPIEIATEEELVNEFMQQAPPRPPHSFDMGQLLEEMQQIDQQSYRQAPQKAPGVAALALSGDWTSEFLSGADAATASSGQAGLGDPADADWTREFITDGTDPGRWAEEYLEQSEEKLWLGDLGEREQEWTKEYLPGDELKQTANELVAKVNDPKLQNTEFLRFIRQIGEGSVTVEDRAGKQHTDRAQAKEAQNWASNLNQVSVESAESWVDEFATAGPDFQQAKAAVESDVDFWEKLQQEWEEMAKRDAESHPWLSDFDQMLSSSYDKGYQFEEDNPYLSHQDPLAEGVRRMEAGDIPGAVRLFESAVQREPDNQLAWQYLGTCQAENEQEFAAISALRRCIELKKDNLTALMALAVSFTNESLHRQACETLRDWLRHNPAYRPVLEQSEREREKDGGTRERERFGSLLPESLFTEVQSLFLSAANSDPARVDPQLQCGLGVLFNLSGEYDKAVDCFTAALSVTPQDYLLWNKLGATLANGSRSEEAVAAYRRALELQPGFIRSRYNLGISCVNLGAHREAVEHFLEALSLQRQASGEGEKVSASRGPGSTAATMMSDNIWSTLRMALSMMGESSLYAAADRRDLDTLLSYFCQAGGE from the exons ATGGCGATGCGGGAGCTGGTGGAGGGAGAGTGCGGGGGAGCCAATCCCCTCATGAAGCTGACGGGTCACATGACCCAGGAGGGAGGTGCTTGGAGGCACAGGTCAACACCAACT ATTCCCCCTACACCCATTGAAATTGCAACAGAAGAAGAG ttggtGAATGAGTTCATGCAGCAGGCGCCTCCACGGCCCCCTCACAGCTTTGACATGGGCCAGTTACTGGAGGAAATGCAGCAGATCGATCAGCAGAGCTACAGACAGGCTCCACAGAAAG CTCCGGGTGTGGCTGCGTTGGCCCTGTCTGGTGATTGGACGTCTGAGTTTCTGTCGGGAGCAGATGCCGCCACCGCCTCTTCAGGGCAGGCGGGACTTGGAGACCCGGCTGACGCTGATTGGACCAGAGAGTTCATCACCGATGGCACAG atCCCGGGCGTTGGGCAGAGGAGTATCTGGAACAGTCAGAGGAGAAGCTATGGCTCGGAGacctgggagagagggagcaagaatG GACGAAAGAGTACCTACCAGGAGACGAACTGAAGCAAACAGCCAATGAGCTGGTCGCAAAGGTCAATGACCCCAAGTTACAgaacactgag TTCCTGCGGTTCATTAGGCAGATTGGCGAGGGCAGTGTCACAGTGGAGGACAGAGCAGGCAAACAGCACACAGATAGAGCTCAGGCCAAGGAGGCTCAGAACTGGGCCTCCAACCTCAACCAG GTCTCAGTGGAGTCAGCGGAATCATGGGTAGATGAGTTCGCCACAGCAGGTCCAGATTTCCAGCAAGCTAAAGCTGCTGTGGAG AGCGACGTGGACTTCTGGGAGAAGCTGCAGCAGGAGTGGGAGGAGATGGCCAAGAGAGATGCAGAAAGTCACCCCTGGCTCTCCGATTTTGACCAGATGCtcagcagctcctacgacaag gGGTACCAGTTTGAGGAGGACAACCCATACCTATCCCACCAGGACCCCCTTGCTgagggggtgaggaggatggAGGCAGGGGACATCCCTGGGGCCGTGCGTCTGTTTGAGAGCGCCgtacagagagaaccagacaaccagcTG GCATGGCAATATCTGGGAACCTGTCAGGCAGAGAATGAACAAGAGTTTGCAGCCATCAGTGCCCTCCGCAG ATGCATAGAGTTGAAGAAGGACAACCTGACCGCTCTGATGGCACTGGCCGTCAGTTTCACCAACGAATCGCTGCACAGGCAGGCCTGTGAGACCCTTCGCGATTGGCTGAGGCACAACCCGGCGTACCGGCCAGTCCTGGAGCAGAGTGAACGGGAGCGTGAGAAGGATGGAGGGACCAGAGAGCGGGAGAGATTTGGCTCACTGCTTCCGGA ATCTTTGTTTACCGAGGTGCAGTCCCTGTTCCTCAGTGCGGCGAACTCTGACCCCGCCCGCGTCGACCCCCAGCTACAGTGTGGCCTGGGAGTCCTCTTCAATCTGAGCGGGGAGTATGACAAGGCCGTGGACTGTTTCACCGCAGCCCTCTCCGTCACACCACAG gactATTTGCTGTGGAATAAACTGGGCGCCACGCTTGCCAATGGAAGCCGCTCAGAGGAGGCTGTTGCCGCCTATAGGAGGGCGCTTGAACTGCAGCCAGGCTTCATCCGCAGTCGGTACAACCTGGGAATCAGCTGCGTCAACCTAGGAGCCCACAG AGAGGCCGTGGAGCACTTCCTGGAAGCCCTGTCCCTGCAGCGTCAGGCGTCGGGGGAGGGCGAGAAGGTCAGTGCCAGCCGGGGCCCGGGGAGCACCGCAGCCACCATGATGTCCGACAACATCTGGTCCACCCTGCGCATGGCCTTAAGCATGATGGGAGAGAGCTCGCTATACGCGGCGGCCGACCGGCGAGACCTCGACACGCTGCTCTCCTACTTCTGTCAGGCGGGGGGGGAATGA
- the LOC139573917 gene encoding peroxisomal targeting signal 1 receptor-like isoform X2 translates to MAMRELVEGECGGANPLMKLTGHMTQEGGAWRHRSTPTIPPTPIEIATEEELVNEFMQQAPPRPPHSFDMGQLLEEMQQIDQQSYRQAPQKAPGVAALALSGDWTSEFLSGADAATASSGQAGLGDPADADWTREFITDGTDPGRWAEEYLEQSEEKLWLGDLGEREQEWTKEYLPGDELKQTANELVAKVNDPKLQNTEVSVESAESWVDEFATAGPDFQQAKAAVESDVDFWEKLQQEWEEMAKRDAESHPWLSDFDQMLSSSYDKGYQFEEDNPYLSHQDPLAEGVRRMEAGDIPGAVRLFESAVQREPDNQLAWQYLGTCQAENEQEFAAISALRRCIELKKDNLTALMALAVSFTNESLHRQACETLRDWLRHNPAYRPVLEQSEREREKDGGTRERERFGSLLPESLFTEVQSLFLSAANSDPARVDPQLQCGLGVLFNLSGEYDKAVDCFTAALSVTPQDYLLWNKLGATLANGSRSEEAVAAYRRALELQPGFIRSRYNLGISCVNLGAHREAVEHFLEALSLQRQASGEGEKVSASRGPGSTAATMMSDNIWSTLRMALSMMGESSLYAAADRRDLDTLLSYFCQAGGE, encoded by the exons ATGGCGATGCGGGAGCTGGTGGAGGGAGAGTGCGGGGGAGCCAATCCCCTCATGAAGCTGACGGGTCACATGACCCAGGAGGGAGGTGCTTGGAGGCACAGGTCAACACCAACT ATTCCCCCTACACCCATTGAAATTGCAACAGAAGAAGAG ttggtGAATGAGTTCATGCAGCAGGCGCCTCCACGGCCCCCTCACAGCTTTGACATGGGCCAGTTACTGGAGGAAATGCAGCAGATCGATCAGCAGAGCTACAGACAGGCTCCACAGAAAG CTCCGGGTGTGGCTGCGTTGGCCCTGTCTGGTGATTGGACGTCTGAGTTTCTGTCGGGAGCAGATGCCGCCACCGCCTCTTCAGGGCAGGCGGGACTTGGAGACCCGGCTGACGCTGATTGGACCAGAGAGTTCATCACCGATGGCACAG atCCCGGGCGTTGGGCAGAGGAGTATCTGGAACAGTCAGAGGAGAAGCTATGGCTCGGAGacctgggagagagggagcaagaatG GACGAAAGAGTACCTACCAGGAGACGAACTGAAGCAAACAGCCAATGAGCTGGTCGCAAAGGTCAATGACCCCAAGTTACAgaacactgag GTCTCAGTGGAGTCAGCGGAATCATGGGTAGATGAGTTCGCCACAGCAGGTCCAGATTTCCAGCAAGCTAAAGCTGCTGTGGAG AGCGACGTGGACTTCTGGGAGAAGCTGCAGCAGGAGTGGGAGGAGATGGCCAAGAGAGATGCAGAAAGTCACCCCTGGCTCTCCGATTTTGACCAGATGCtcagcagctcctacgacaag gGGTACCAGTTTGAGGAGGACAACCCATACCTATCCCACCAGGACCCCCTTGCTgagggggtgaggaggatggAGGCAGGGGACATCCCTGGGGCCGTGCGTCTGTTTGAGAGCGCCgtacagagagaaccagacaaccagcTG GCATGGCAATATCTGGGAACCTGTCAGGCAGAGAATGAACAAGAGTTTGCAGCCATCAGTGCCCTCCGCAG ATGCATAGAGTTGAAGAAGGACAACCTGACCGCTCTGATGGCACTGGCCGTCAGTTTCACCAACGAATCGCTGCACAGGCAGGCCTGTGAGACCCTTCGCGATTGGCTGAGGCACAACCCGGCGTACCGGCCAGTCCTGGAGCAGAGTGAACGGGAGCGTGAGAAGGATGGAGGGACCAGAGAGCGGGAGAGATTTGGCTCACTGCTTCCGGA ATCTTTGTTTACCGAGGTGCAGTCCCTGTTCCTCAGTGCGGCGAACTCTGACCCCGCCCGCGTCGACCCCCAGCTACAGTGTGGCCTGGGAGTCCTCTTCAATCTGAGCGGGGAGTATGACAAGGCCGTGGACTGTTTCACCGCAGCCCTCTCCGTCACACCACAG gactATTTGCTGTGGAATAAACTGGGCGCCACGCTTGCCAATGGAAGCCGCTCAGAGGAGGCTGTTGCCGCCTATAGGAGGGCGCTTGAACTGCAGCCAGGCTTCATCCGCAGTCGGTACAACCTGGGAATCAGCTGCGTCAACCTAGGAGCCCACAG AGAGGCCGTGGAGCACTTCCTGGAAGCCCTGTCCCTGCAGCGTCAGGCGTCGGGGGAGGGCGAGAAGGTCAGTGCCAGCCGGGGCCCGGGGAGCACCGCAGCCACCATGATGTCCGACAACATCTGGTCCACCCTGCGCATGGCCTTAAGCATGATGGGAGAGAGCTCGCTATACGCGGCGGCCGACCGGCGAGACCTCGACACGCTGCTCTCCTACTTCTGTCAGGCGGGGGGGGAATGA